DNA from Elaeis guineensis isolate ETL-2024a chromosome 2, EG11, whole genome shotgun sequence:
TGGAGCATCTTCTATGTAGCTCAACAATTAGAAGACACTTTGTGGAATGAGACGGCAATTGCTCCTAttaaatttatgaatattttgtttttaaattttattggatgtactcATAGTAGACTAATATGATCGATCTagtttgatcaaaaaaaaataaagatgtggGTGCGTTGACAAGCCTTCAATCACCACCAAGATTGGAACGTCCCATTTGCACTAGCTCTATTCATGAGGTGAGCGGCCCGGCCAGCCTGGTTGAGCCAAAAGCCTTTTAGGCTGATTCGGCCCAAAGATTTTAGGCCCAACAAGCTGGGCCGAACCTGGAAAATAGGACCCTTTAATCAACGGACCATGCTTGGGCTTGGTGGATTGAAGCCGATCAAAGCTTGGCTGGGCTgaagtttttatttttcttgtattATCAGTTTATGTTTGATGAATTTGTAGACAATTGTTGTTAATATGTGAACCCAATGGCGCTAATTGTAAATTGtagataatatttaattattcattttagtattttaaaaatatatgatttttaatatttttagtatttttaaaaatataaaatagtcATAAAGCACGAGCTCCGAAGCCTAAGTAAGAGCTGGCGTGTTCTTGGAAGGTTAACTTGAAGGCCAAGCTGGATCAAGCTCGAACTTAGATAAATTGTGTTAATCTTTAGGCAAAGCTTACCTAGCCTGTGAAAAGggccaaaaaaaaatcttctttggCATGGATCCCCAGACTTATTGTGGGTTTGGGCCAATCTAGGCCTTGCATAAAAGACTACGGAAAGATTTTCCATTGTATCAACTAATAATCGTAATATGAATTAGTTAGTTACAACAATAGATTATACAACTAGTAGGAGCTGTGAAATTAGACATAAGAACTGTTTTGGAGGCAAGAAAATTCTCAGGACTTTCCTCCCATTACTCAAAGTCTGGGTAATGTTATGATTGATATGCATACATGGGTGTGGTTATAATACATATGAAGTACAAAGACAAGATTTTGTACCCATTGTCAAATTCAATGCTCAGAGCTGAAAAGTACAATGTTCAAAATTATCGATTATGTTCCatgagatatacatacatacatacactttCAAAATATCTTGCCTATGCATCAAAATGctccaaataaaaatataaagatgagTGATATTAATTTTTGACAAGAAGTTGAATTCAATGACCCACATTTTAGATTTTCAATTGGTAATTCCGATCATTtgaatttgataatattttttgaaatgtTATTGAATttggatgtgtgtgtgtgtgtgtgaagaaTACACATTAGTTTGCAACAGTTGACAAAGATGGTACTTAAGTTGGAAGTTGGACGGCTCACCCTTATTCATGAGGACAAGCGGCAGGGTGAGGCAATCAACATCGACGAAGCTGAAATTAGTGGGCTAAGACCCAGGCATCGTGAAATGCCCTGGCTGTTACAAGGCGAGGGGATTCTGAGCTCAGTGCTTACCTTTGGCCGCTATGTGTTACCAACATGATCTCCGATTACCACCGAGGTAATGATCCAGCAACCATGGCCTCATATGtgttaattttgaaaaagttccaGCAAGAAGGCTCTCACCAAACCCATTCGGAATCCCAAAACCAACCATTCAAGACATCTGCAAGACAACTAGGTCAGCTTATATAGTCCTTTCTGCTGTTTAAGTATCAAAAACCTCTCTCAATCTGAACTGATTCGATGGACCACAATGCGGTGTATCATACTGGCCATCCATCGTACGATGGACAGAAGCATTGTATACCATATGCTCCGGTGCACCGTAGGGGATCCGCACTCTGTGTGACTAGCTTTCCAACACCATGGTTTCTGTGCTCCATATTACTCCAACTTCTTGTAGGTAGTCCATTTTACTCCAAGTTGGCATTGGTCCATGCATCATAAGAGATGACATTCTAACCCATCATAGCCCACTTTTGCCCGTTTTGGATTCTTAACGGAAAGGCCACGCACCTCCTTAGGTTTAAGGAGTGTCTCGAGCCAACATGCTGAAATCCTTAGTTGGACTCATCCTTTTTTTCTGATAAATCTGCGAATAGTTTTGCCACTTTATCCAACATGCCTTCAACAATCCACGCGCCCTTCCTCTATTCTGTGAGTACGATCGGCTCAATGAGATAGTACTGGATTGGTTTCTCTCtttcaagaatttagatctaattcttacatTTCAATTTTAGTATTCAGAAAGGTTGGCCgattctatttttaaaaaattaaaatttatttgaatcgaTGGCTGTGGTTCATGACTTTCTCTTCCCACTAACGCCATTCCttaatgttaggatttgacgcctcaagattcagcccacattgagcccacagcgaggttcgcggcgaaaaatggagtccaacgagaccaagatcacctgaatcggagctcggatggagaagatacgagctttcgaagatagcacgaaaaccgaggcggcgggcggcagcggcgcggccgcaggcggcggcgcgcgggacgcgcgtcccaggcccgctggcccgcgtgggacgcgggacccaggcccgggcgggacgcgggacccaggcccgcgcgggacgcgcgtcccaggcccaggcccgcgcgggacgcgcgacccaggcccaggcccgtgcgggacgcgcgacccagcagcctgctggcccattcccggtccaccgtggaccgggtggtccacggcgcggcctgtggaccgcgtggacgtttcccactcgtttctcgcggtccacggccctattccgtggaccggagcgcgatctaagggtccagagagctcccggtgttgatcggacggcttgggacgtgatttggcttgattaaggattcctaatcaccctctaacctatgtttaaggctttaaaaggcctgagacacagcagagaaCGAGCGGGTtttggttttctcgccgccgtacgaaccgagaggagagagagaggcgtgaggcgctgtgagagaaggagcaggaggctcctggacagcggtcgccaggctcttcaggggttcagggggtctccaagagagagagagcttttgtgaggggaacttcatgtgagagagaattgggtgtacaagggttgagggtgaggtctcctcttgtaaaattttcttttcatagtgaagtttgcatgccccgtggaggcgagcccttttgtggctgatccacgtattttgattgtttttcttctgttttgtttcttctttcttcctgctgcatcgcgtggtactgaaagggtcttgggaggtggtgtcctggccagacatccacccaacacttaACCTCCACCATCTCTCACTAACTCTTCAAAGACTCCATGGCCTCCGTCCCCTCAATAAGCCTCATGATATCCCATCATTTTTAAGATTGAAATTGGATTGAATATGAATTGGATACTAAAatatttatatctttattattttatttgatagatgCAGTTATGGATACAAATTTATAGAATGCAAAAATTtacattcatatttattttaattagatatatatatatatatatatatatataaattcaatATTGAAAATATAATTGTAAAGGTGGATATAagtcaaataattaatatttataatcataGAATTAaagaaattattaaataaaagatAAATCAATTTAACAGCATATTAATGTGatcatttatttttcataaaatttcaagattgttatataaaattaaataggatgATAAATAGACTCCCTATCTGTATGTATCtggatatgaatatagatatgaatgttaatgaaatacttaaatttatatccaataaatttaaaaataaatatagatgaaATATTATCTGATTCACTATTATCCTGtgccatcttctctttttttctatgaGTAGTCTCCATCAAAAACAAACGCCTTATATCGCCCGCACGCGTCCTCGTCCAGCACGTTTCCAACCCCTCCATGCCCTCCTGTTTATACCCACATTTTCACTTCCACGCTCGACTGCTCTGACGACCACGCTCACACAAACAAGCTTCTTCATTGATCTCATCCCTTTCACTTGTTGAAATGGGTCCACTCCCAAGTGTTCAAATTTGGCTACCGCCTCACGAGTTCCCCTCCAGAACTTCTTGGTCCATATGGATGCTTCTGACTGACACGGCAACGCTTGCGTTGGACGACAACGCAGAGGTCGATATCGCTTCGTGCATTTTCCGCTTCAAAGTGTGGGCGACTCAAGTGTGCATATCAAATGTTGGATAAGATAACCAATAGGACGTAATTCCCGGGATCGGTGGGCCAGAGTTGTATCGGGTGATGTTGAAGGAGAAAAAAGAGGCTAGTGAGCGCGTGTTGGTGGACATCCTCTCATCTAGGCCTCATCGACGGAGGGATGTGtgagaaagaaaaagacaaaCCGTACTGTCACGATAGGCGTTGCACTGATTGTGCGTGCGGAGAAGGATTTTTAGACTTCCCATGTGATGTTAAGAGAAGGCCGTGACATCTTGCTGCACGATTGTTGGAGCGCTTGCAATCCATGGACATGGTGAAGAGTTGTACTGGGTGATGGAAACGCATGGAGTACCATCGAACGGAAAATTTATGATTGAGAAACACTGTATATAGTaccataaaattatattttattattttattaaattatatgatcattattttttaatatatatttaatatttataattttattttttcatttaaaattttaaacgatgaaaatatatttctttACATTTTttggtatattatgacatcctgcagacAAATTATTATTTCTTGCACAACAACAAGTCATAATTTGGTCACAGAATATCATAAGTAAGAAGGATATTTTTGTAAATATCCTTCtcttgttataattttttaaaaaaaattatgacttcttgtTGCTGCGTGGGAAGCTATAATTTgattacagaatgtcataatatgtccataaactatcataattttttaaaataatatcataatttttttaaaaataaatatatttttattatttaaaattttaaataaaaaaatagtgatGCACAGAACCCACTGTTCGTTGCATCCAATCACTATGATCAAATTCAGCCCAGAATGAGCACATGCATCCGTTGCAAGGTGGAGAGATATAGCCGAGCTGTGTAGCGTAATTGGAGGGCACCTGAATAAGGACCACCTGATAAAGTCGTGAAACGAAATAGGGACTAAAGAAATTAATCGCTTTTGATCAcgttatcatcaaaaaaaaaaaaaaaaaaaaaaacacttttgATCAGGTAAAGTGACAATAAGAGGCTTGAAGGCTGCTTACACAAATTACCATCAATTAAAAAAAGGGTTCTGACACAAATTAACCGGTCACGCAAACTCCCTTGAATTTCCAAATCTGGTGCGAAAACCTTATCAAGGTTTTACTACTTTTTGAGTATTAGAATAAGAACCCAGCCAAAATCGAGACGGGCGCAGGATCTAACGAGATTGGCATCCAACCCACTAATAAATTCACCGCATAAAAAACTATGCTCAAACAGAAACGCATCTGAACCTCAAACAGTACAACCAACTACATTACATTGCCATCAGTAAGGATCTTCAATACATTTGTATCTCCTCCAGCACGCACATACCACTAAATGCAATTGTGTCAGCCACCACAGCGTTAACCAATAATCCACAAATCAATTCCCACGTAGAACCTAGACCTCAGTGCTCCAAAAACTCCTTCCAGATGCTTTAGAAGGGACATGAAATGTAAACATCTTTACCgcaaagaaagaagaggaaaaaaccAAAAGGAGCGGCAATTTaggaaaaaacaaaaaggaaTACTCCTTTCAGATGCTTTAAAAGGGACATAAAATGTAAACATCTTTACCacaaagaaagaagaggaaaaaaacaaaaaggagtGTCAATTtagaaaaaaacaaaaaggaataCTCCTTCCATCCTACTAAGTACTTAACGAAAAATACACCAATTTAGGAATTCCTTCCTCTAAATCACCTCCAGAAACAACTGGCGGGAAGTGAGGCTCCCCGAGAAGCTAACATGTGGAGTCCACAAATTCTCTCAAAACATATGATACGGAATCCCATTAAATCCATCAACCACCAAGAAGAATTATGCTAGAAAACACCCCATCATCGAAGAGCATTGATAAATGCAAGGAGCGAATCAACGTCTCGTCGCTCTGAAGGATACTTGATGGGCCTTGATGCGTGCTTGGGAAAGAACAGAATTGTGGGGAAGCTTCCCAATTGCAGTTGTTGTTGAGCAAATGTTTTCTGGTCTCCATCAGCCCGGAACTTCCCTACCTTGATGCCTGTACCAGAGAGCTTCTCAGCCAACTCTACATACGAAGCTTCCATTCCCTGACGGACAGGTATAAAGCAAATCAGCAACTTGATCAAAGCCACTTATGGAGCTCCTGGATTTGAGAAAAAAACCAAAACCATAGCCTGCTTGTTACCTACCTGGCAAAAGCGGCACCAAGGAGCATAGAGAACAACCAGCCAGGGCTCCCTCCGGTTCTCTAGCCTGAGCAAGTTATCTATTCCTGGCCTGCTTAGGTTAACAATGGCTTGGGTCTCGAAGATGTCTGGTATGCCATGTACGGAGTTGACAGCCGCAGCTCCATTTCCATTAGTACCTAATTTTTGTGCCGCCTCCTGTGCGACGTTTCCCTTGTGGAGTCCGCACTCCTTGGCCTTTGCATCCTCCCACCACCACCTTCCTTCTCTCTCGTGCTGACCAGGCAAGACAGGTCTGGTGCAGGGTTCACAACCAATGGACACATAACCCTGGATACAGAGCAGATGGAGGAACATAAATATCATTTACAGAGAATCAGCAGAACAACCACAATTATATGCTATCAAATTCCTCCACTGATGTGTACCTGTGAGTGCAAGGAGTTCACAGGAACATCCATGGTCCTGATGAAATCCCATATATCTTTGCCTTCCACATTAGCGACTGGATTCCACTTTATCAAGCTACCAATTCCACCATCAATCCCTTCAAAAGAAGGATCTACCTGCATGTCCAATCGAATAACCTCAGCACTCTAAATAATAGATATAGAGTTGATGGGCATCATGCATCACATTCTGCTGCAAGATGGCAGGCAAAATTGAGAATGATACCTGAACGACAGGGATTTGGGCTCTGGTGCCAGGGGATTGATCCTTCCTCTGTCCAGTGATCCAAGCCCTGAGGCCTTTGAGAGCCCTCCTCAAAGGTCTTACTTTCCTCACTCTGCAGCACTCCTGGTGCCCGTCCTCATAGAAAGAGAACAAACCCTTGCTCCTCACAAGGGCCTGCACTTCCACTGCATCTGGGAACATGTATTCAATGTGAATGCCGTAATGCTTCTCCACAGCATCAAAGAACCTGTATGTCTCTGGGTTCAGCCTTCCAGTGTCAAGGCTGAAGACTCTGAAAGGCCGACCAGTCAACCGAGCATACTCTATCAATGCAACATCCTCCGCTCCACTGTAGAAGAAAAGCAACAAATTAGCCCAAATTTTGTTTAGtatgattaagatttagatcatgAACTCTTTTGTCTCTCTTCTTTCCAAGCAAAAAAGCTGCAATTGGATCAAGAAGCAGTATATGCGGGTGCATACGCGTGTAAAAGATACCGGCAAATGAAAGTTGAAGATTCATCAACTATTTTGGGTGACTGTGTTGTGCAATACACAGAGTCTTcccttttggaaaaaaaaaaaatgtagaaaAGTATCTGCCAGAAGTTCAATCCGCTATTTATAAGCTTTCTTTTTTGAGGGCTCAAtattaacatcaaaaaaataaatatacataTCGAACACTCTTATTATTAGATTCGATGATATATGAAACATGTTGAGACCTAATCCTTGGAATATGCAATATGTCGATGGAAAAGCCTGAATTCAAAATAAAGCAGAAAAACTAGTAAGCGTGTATTCATACAAATAACTCACGATCAATCGATCACCTATATTATTCACACTCATTATTAGACGAACAGCGAAATATAGGCTCTTCTACGATTTACAGGTATAACTGAAATAAATcagaaataaaatatttgagcTTTTGAATCAAACCATGGTGAATCAATTTTTATCTAACATGGATCGACTATGATACTTGCGCTGCTCCATGATGAATGGAACCAGACAGAAATGGGTTCAGCTACTGCTCGCACCCACgaattccaataataatggttcCAATTTGTGACCATATGCCAGAGATGCCggcttttccttttctttatttTACGGTTGAAGTTGATGGAAACATCAACACTTTCTCTTATTAGCATTTAAAATGGAAATAAATATCCATTatgggaatatatatatatatatatatatatatatatatatatatatatatatatatatatatatatatatatatatatataataaattatttttaacacgtaataaaaaaataaaaaagcattatgggcgagagagagagagagagagagagagagagataaaacCTGAAGGCGATGGCGATGTCGTCCCCAAATTTCTCGAGGGCCTTATCCATGATCTCGAGGGGGGAAGCGTTCTCGAGCTCTCTCGCCAGCTGATCGTAATCcaccttctcttcctcctcctccctccccCTCCCCTTCTCCTCCGCCACCGCCTCCGCCATCGTAGCCGGCGCCGCCGCCAGTGGCGCCACGGAGTCGTTCCTCCTAGTGGGCTCCACCGCATGGAGCGGCTTCACGGCCCATCGCCTCCGGGAAGGACAATTGAGCGTCGACGGCACGATTGACGCCTCCAGATGCCTCACGGATCCAATCAGGGCAGCTGCACCAAGAACCAAGAACCATCTATCTCAGAAACGGAAAATAACAGAAGTAGGAAACCATAAGGCGAAGAAAATTGGCGGAAAGAAAACGCACCTCTGGCATCGCGGGAGATGAGCGAATGCGAAGAGATTGAACCGGAAGTCGCAGCAGCGGAAGCCATTAGACGAGAATCGTAACTTCTTTTCTCTTTCCAAAAATCAAGAAACGCTCGAAGAAAGCTTCGATCTCGCGCGCGCCTTTTCAATTCCTGGCTTTCGCTCGAGCTTGGGGGATTTCGGAAACAGAGAGAGGAATAAATAATGGCCGTGGCAGGCGGAGGGCGTTCCGGTTCAATGAACCTGGACGCTTTTCCTTGGAACCGCCGTGCTGACACGTGGCGAGAAATGATTGTAAGAGTCTCTTGCGCGTCGCGGAGAGATTCCGTCACTTGGCGAAGCGCGATGGCCGTGCCGAGCTGGGAAGCGAAGCGCTTGCGTCATAGCCCAGATAAACAACCCATAAACAAAACGTATCTGCGTTGTTAAATATGAGAACAATGTCATCGAACCCATTAAAAGACCCA
Protein-coding regions in this window:
- the LOC105050935 gene encoding 5'-adenylylsulfate reductase 1, chloroplastic, with the translated sequence MASAAATSGSISSHSLISRDARAALIGSVRHLEASIVPSTLNCPSRRRWAVKPLHAVEPTRRNDSVAPLAAAPATMAEAVAEEKGRGREEEEEKVDYDQLARELENASPLEIMDKALEKFGDDIAIAFSGAEDVALIEYARLTGRPFRVFSLDTGRLNPETYRFFDAVEKHYGIHIEYMFPDAVEVQALVRSKGLFSFYEDGHQECCRVRKVRPLRRALKGLRAWITGQRKDQSPGTRAQIPVVQVDPSFEGIDGGIGSLIKWNPVANVEGKDIWDFIRTMDVPVNSLHSQGYVSIGCEPCTRPVLPGQHEREGRWWWEDAKAKECGLHKGNVAQEAAQKLGTNGNGAAAVNSVHGIPDIFETQAIVNLSRPGIDNLLRLENRREPWLVVLYAPWCRFCQGMEASYVELAEKLSGTGIKVGKFRADGDQKTFAQQQLQLGSFPTILFFPKHASRPIKYPSERRDVDSLLAFINALR